In one window of Streptomyces griseus subsp. griseus DNA:
- the rimP gene encoding ribosome maturation factor RimP — protein MSTTQSERLRGLLEPLVSAQQLDLEEIEVSRAGRRGVLRVIVDSDEGVELDTCAELSRAISQKLDETDAMGEGEYVLEVSSPGADRPLTEHRHYVRATGRLARFHLTADGSGELVARILAVDEDGLDLEVPGVKGRKPTSRRLAFDEIAKARVEIEFNRKDKKEEEA, from the coding sequence ATGAGCACCACCCAGAGCGAGAGGCTGCGCGGGTTGCTGGAACCGCTCGTCAGCGCGCAGCAGCTGGACCTCGAGGAGATCGAGGTGTCCCGGGCCGGCCGACGAGGAGTGCTGCGGGTCATCGTGGACTCGGACGAGGGCGTGGAGCTGGACACCTGCGCGGAGCTGAGCCGCGCGATCTCCCAGAAGCTGGACGAGACCGACGCGATGGGCGAGGGCGAGTACGTCCTCGAAGTCAGCTCCCCCGGCGCGGACCGCCCGCTGACCGAGCACCGCCACTACGTGCGCGCCACCGGCCGGCTGGCCCGCTTCCACCTCACCGCCGACGGCTCCGGTGAGCTGGTCGCCCGCATCCTCGCCGTGGACGAGGACGGGCTGGACCTCGAAGTGCCCGGCGTCAAGGGCCGCAAGCCCACGTCCCGCCGCCTCGCCTTCGACGAGATCGCCAAGGCGCGCGTGGAGATCGAATTCAACCGCAAGGACAAGAAGGAAGAGGAGGCGTAG
- the nusA gene encoding transcription termination factor NusA, protein MDIDVKLLKGLAQDKEIPFDVLVGAIESALLIAYHRTDGSHRRARVKLDENGHVTVWAKEDPADLEEGQEPKEFDDTPSGFGRIAATTAKQVILQRLRDAEDDRTFGEYAGHEGDVVTGVVQQGKDPKNVLVDIGKMEAMLPVQEQVPGEEYTHGLRLRTYVVRVAKGVRGPSVTLSRTHPNLVKKLFALEVPEIADGSVVIEAIAREAGHRTKIAVRSTRSGLNAKGACIGPMGGRVRNVMAELHGEKIDIVDWSDDPAEMVANALSPARVSKVEVVDLGARSARVTVPDYQLSLAIGKEGQNARLAARLTGWRIDIRPDTETDEERENADRERAERARERSERR, encoded by the coding sequence GTGGACATCGATGTGAAGCTTCTGAAGGGCTTGGCGCAGGACAAGGAGATTCCCTTCGACGTGCTCGTCGGGGCGATCGAGTCGGCCCTCCTCATCGCGTACCACCGCACCGACGGCAGCCACCGCCGGGCGCGCGTGAAACTCGACGAGAACGGCCACGTCACCGTGTGGGCCAAGGAGGACCCGGCCGACCTCGAAGAGGGCCAGGAGCCGAAGGAGTTCGACGACACCCCCTCCGGGTTCGGCCGGATCGCCGCGACCACCGCCAAGCAGGTCATCCTGCAGCGGCTGCGCGACGCCGAGGACGACCGCACCTTCGGGGAGTACGCGGGCCACGAGGGCGATGTCGTCACCGGCGTCGTCCAGCAGGGCAAGGACCCCAAGAACGTCCTGGTCGACATCGGCAAGATGGAGGCCATGCTGCCGGTCCAGGAGCAGGTCCCGGGCGAGGAGTACACCCACGGCCTGCGCCTTCGTACGTATGTCGTACGGGTCGCCAAGGGCGTCCGCGGCCCCTCGGTGACGCTCTCGCGCACCCACCCCAACCTGGTGAAGAAGCTCTTCGCCCTGGAGGTCCCCGAGATCGCCGACGGTTCGGTGGTCATCGAGGCCATCGCCCGCGAGGCCGGCCACCGCACCAAGATCGCGGTTCGCTCCACCCGTTCGGGCCTCAACGCCAAGGGCGCCTGCATCGGCCCGATGGGCGGCCGTGTGCGCAATGTCATGGCCGAGCTGCACGGCGAGAAGATCGACATCGTCGACTGGTCGGACGACCCGGCCGAGATGGTCGCCAACGCGCTCTCGCCCGCCCGGGTGAGCAAGGTCGAGGTCGTCGACCTCGGCGCCCGCTCCGCCCGTGTCACCGTGCCGGACTACCAGCTGTCGCTGGCGATCGGCAAGGAGGGCCAGAACGCCCGCCTCGCCGCCCGCCTCACCGGCTGGCGCATCGACATCCGTCCCGACACGGAGACGGACGAGGAGCGCGAGAACGCCGACCGCGAGCGGGCCGAGCGGGCCCGGGAGCGCTCGGAAAGGCGTTGA
- a CDS encoding YlxR family protein, whose translation MSGRTQARACPERTCVGCRERVAKSELLRIVVDEGACAPDPRGTLPGRGAYVHPTSVCLDLAVRRRAFPRAFKAKGPFDTAALTRFVERVTP comes from the coding sequence GTGTCTGGCCGGACGCAAGCCCGCGCTTGCCCCGAGCGAACCTGTGTGGGATGCCGGGAGCGAGTGGCCAAGAGCGAGCTGCTGCGCATCGTGGTGGACGAGGGCGCCTGCGCCCCTGATCCACGCGGTACGCTGCCCGGCCGGGGTGCTTATGTGCACCCCACCTCTGTCTGTCTCGACCTGGCGGTTCGCCGCCGGGCGTTCCCCCGGGCCTTCAAGGCCAAGGGGCCGTTCGACACCGCGGCACTCACGCGGTTCGTCGAGCGGGTGACACCGTAA
- a CDS encoding ferritin-like domain-containing protein: MTLPSEDETPSPALTATQAALAAEHAAVYGYGVLGGRVAERRRAEANAAYDGHRARRDTLMRTVRDLGGTPVAAEAAYALPFAVTDTASALRLATVLEDRVAGVYSDLVRATEGPARADAAGALREAAVRAARWRGGNVAFPGLAERAPGADPAATTGPVEAAGADGTA; encoded by the coding sequence ATGACCCTGCCTTCCGAGGACGAGACCCCCTCCCCCGCGCTCACCGCCACCCAGGCCGCGCTCGCCGCCGAACACGCGGCCGTCTACGGGTACGGGGTGCTCGGCGGCCGGGTGGCCGAGAGGCGGCGCGCCGAGGCGAACGCGGCGTACGACGGGCACCGCGCACGCCGGGACACGCTCATGCGCACCGTGCGTGACCTGGGCGGTACGCCGGTCGCCGCGGAGGCCGCGTACGCTCTGCCCTTCGCGGTTACCGACACCGCGTCGGCACTGCGTCTCGCCACGGTCCTGGAGGACCGGGTGGCGGGCGTCTACTCCGATCTCGTACGGGCCACCGAAGGGCCCGCGCGCGCCGACGCGGCGGGCGCACTGCGGGAGGCAGCCGTGCGGGCGGCCCGCTGGCGGGGCGGCAACGTAGCCTTTCCGGGGCTCGCCGAGCGGGCCCCGGGCGCCGATCCGGCCGCGACGACGGGCCCGGTGGAGGCCGCGGGAGCGGACGGCACGGCCTGA